The Theileria orientalis strain Shintoku DNA, chromosome 3, complete genome genome window below encodes:
- a CDS encoding integral membrane protein (integral membrane protein family I), whose translation MKTDSIVINSSSAENVSCIEERLNGVSHNDEPPTKPGRYKKWTREYRYKFFAFVIIALIQIFVNYDNGVVPVILDTIQKPYNFKSTELGAMGALPHLGYFFLSPLLSHILSNYSSKTSLIISIFFNIVALGAFGLSVNKYMFFVAKFCIGVTQALYFTYYPLWVDTFAPPNHRNLWMSIIQGGIVVGMTFGYVMTSIFLHTGRFGWRYSILTQIICELVLIILFLFLPAEFVNFDASRDDIVNFDLCTCENQEMAKPDLNGSKLAVISENDDNSPVSNYILSNRKESGAVIHNENTQSNAKKDLKYKDKTDKNVDVVCKDSNMGEPISYFNQLASSNVEFNLKRCQSLNIIATKDSSLCYNEVSRIYSNIENPINKFEYSKCSKCFLNNVKLYNEIVQIKKLSVWTKFALLVKQDVFMLTCLAISSVYFEVFGIHFWMTKVAISNLKVKERAVHLIFSIETLAGPVLGIVSGSYIIDQLVYHYPLHPLFVDCTVFVWGTISCFSGVVLIYLQTPMAFAVCIAVILFFGAALVPPLTLSSVSYLPHNLKPAGASFFMCQYQVLGFMMGTVVPGIVVDIFKNYKAGLYLIFLSGYVGLISMAIIIFIKWFRSRKAKKYEIEMTGVRTELPESDMDSSSLELTSNKRITDECVKKQGLNQKGTIEYKYKIYTFLIISLLQIFLNYDFGIMPVILNSIQEPYNFNNSELSIMGSLAYLGTFLSSPVSSKILSNYSSKSSLICFVFLNIVFLGLFGLSVNKFMFFVAKFCIGLTQSLFFTYYPLWIDTFAPSKHRNLWMSIIQGMIVIGMTVGYALASVFLYVGKYGWRYSVMTQAIGLAITVALFWMVPKQFIEFDPSRDDIVNFDLCTCEKPVNNVSTTSMETKCVNDENHDEESHLRNNVKRFHSIDVDIPSVHPPTQQKDISRVYSNCDSSLINSDNPKCSKCFLNNIKIHNEINEIKKLSTWSKFMLLCKYKIFMINCFLVSSIYFEFTGIQYWMTKIATGNLNFNEKFVHLILSIDIIVGSSLGMVTGSYIVDQIINHYPQYPLLVDFTILFWSLLACISGIVLIYNKNITVFSICTMIIILFGAAMVPPLSLSSISYLPHNMKPTGASFFMAHYQIMGFMVGTLVPGIAIDLFNDYKACIYIIYLSGFIGLFLYCIIIWLKWNKIKKAKKYGMNPKNSFSIKP comes from the exons ATGAAGACTGATTCTATTGTAATCAATTCATCGTCTGCTGAGAACGTTTCTTGTATTGAAGAACGTTTAAATGGCGTATCACATAACGACGAACCTCCCACTAAACCCGGTCGATACAAAAAATGGACTAGGGAatatagatataaattttttgcTTTTGTTATCATAGCACTTATTcaaatttttgttaattatgACAACGGGGTTGTGCCTGTCATATTGGACACTATACAAAAACCATATAACTTCAAGAGTACCGAACTAGGTGCCATGGGAGCACTTCCTCATTTGGGATACTTTTTTCTTTCACCATTATTGTCACACATTCTCTCTAATTACAGTAGCAAAACATCGCTAATCATCagtatatttttcaatattGTTGCCTTGGGTGCCTTTGGATTGTCGGTCAACAAATACATGTTTTTCGTGGCAAAATTTTGTATCGGTGTAACACAGgcattatattttacttactATCCGCTATGGGTTGACACATTTGCACCACCTAATCACAGGAATTTATGGATGTCCATTATACAAGGGGGCATAGTTGTGGGAATGACGTTTGGATATGTAATGACCtccatatttttacacacagGAAGATTCGGGTGGAGATATAGCATTCTTACGCAAATTATTTGTGAGctagttttaataatattgtttCTATTTCTTCCTGCTGAATTCGTAAATTTTGACGCTTCAAGAGATGATATCGTTAACTTTGACTTATGTACCTGTGAAAATCAAGAAATGGCTAAACCCGATTTAAATGGCTCCAAATTAGCAGTAATTTCAGAAAATGACGATAATTCGCCTGTTTcaaattatattctttCCAATAGGAAGGAATCAGGGGCTGTTATTCACAATGAAAACACACAATCCAATGCTAAGAAGGATTTGAAGTATAAGGATAAAACGGATAAAAATGTTGATGTTGTATGCAAAGATTCCAATATGGGTGAACctatttcatattttaatcaactAGCTTCAAGCAATGTAgagtttaatttaaagcGCTGTCAGAGTCTCAATATAATTGCAACTAAGGATTCATCACTTTGTTACAATGAAGTGTCACGTATTTATTCGAATATCGAAAatccaataaataaattcgAATACTCCAAATGCAGTAAGTGTTTCTTAAACAACGTGAAACTTTACAATGAAATtgtacaaattaaaaaacttTCTGTTTGGACAAAGTTTGCTTTATTGGTCAAACAAGATGTGTTCATGCTTACCTGCTTGGCCATTTCATCTGTTTATTTTGAAGTTTTCGGCATTCATTTTTGGATGACCAAAGTCGcaatatcaaatttaaaagtgaAAGAAAGGGCtgttcatttaattttttcaatagAGACTCTTGCCGGTCCCGTATTGGGTATAGTTAGTGGATCCTATATCATAGATCAACTAGTATACCATTATCCACTGCATCCTTTGTTCGTTGATTGTACTGTATTTGTTTGGGGAACTATTTCCTGTTTTTCTGGagtagttttaatttatttgcaAACCCCAATGGCTTTTGCCGTCTGTATCGCGGTAATTCTATTTTTCGGAGCTGCTTTGGTTCCACCATTAACTCTTTCCTCGGTTTCTTATTTACCTCATAATCTGAAACCGGCCGGGGCATCATTCTTTATGTGCCAATATCAGGTTCTGGGATTTATGATGGGAACCGTTGTTCCGGGAATTGTTGTCGATATTTTCAAGAATTACAAGGCCGGTctatatttgatttttttatcTGGATACGTCGGTCTTATATCAATGgcaataataatattcataaaatgGTTCAGAAGTAGGAAGGCCAAAAAATATG AGATAGAGATGACAGGGGTTCGTACAGAACTTCCTGAATCTGATATGGATAGTAGTTCATTGGAGTTGACATCAAATAAGAGAATAACTgatgaatgtgtaaagaaGCAGGGTCTGAATCAGAAGGGAACTATagaatacaaatataaaatatacacattcttGATCATATCACTGCTCCAGATTTTCTTGAATTATGATTTTGGAATTATGCCGGTTATATTAAACTCTATACAGGAAccatataattttaacaacTCTGAACTGAGTATAATGGGTTCACTTGCTTATCTTGGCACTTTTTTGTCTTCTCCAGTATCTTCAAAAATACTTTCTAATTACAGTAGTAAGTCatctttaatttgtttcGTGTTTCTAAACATTGTTTTTTTGGGATTGTTTGGTTTATCtgttaacaaatttatgtttttcgTAGCAAAATTCTGCATAGGTTTAACACAAtcgttattttttacttactATCCGCTATGGATTGACACATTTGCACCATCTAAACATAGGAATTTGTGGATGTCTATAATACAAGGAATGATAGTAATCGGTATGACAGTTGGGTACGCCCTGGCTTCAGTATTCTTGTATGTTGGAAAATACGGATGGCGATATAGTGTAATGACTCAGGCTATAGGTTTAGCGATTACAGTGGCATTGTTTTGGATGGTTCCTAAGCAATTTATTGAATTTGATCCTTCAAGAGATGATATTGTTAACTTTGATTTGTGCACCTGTGAAAAACcagtaaataatgtttCAACGACAAGTATGGAAaccaaatgtgtaaatgatgAAAATCATGATGAAGAATCGCATCTTAGAAATAATGTTAAGCGATTTCATAGTATAGATGTTGATATTCCTTCTGTTCACCCACCAACTCAACAAAAGGACATATCACGAGTATATTCAAATTGTGACAGTTCACTGATAAATTCAGACAATCCTAAATGCAGTAAATGTTTCttaaacaatattaaaatacacaacGAAATCAACGAAATTAAGAAGCTTTCAACGTGGTCTAAATTTATGCTCCTGTgcaaatacaaaatttttatGATAAACTGTTTCTTAGTCTCCTCAATCTATTTTGAATTTACAGGAATTCAGTATTGGATGACCAAAATAGCAACGGgcaatttaaattttaacgaGAAATTTGTCcacttaattttatcaattgaTATTATAGTTGGTTCCTCCTTAGGAATGGTTACTGGTTCTTATATAGTTgatcaaataataaaccaTTATCCTCAATACCCTTTATTGGTTGATTTTACAATCTTGTTTTGGTCTTTATTAGCTTGTATTTCTGGGAttgtgttaatttataataaaaacataactgtgttttctatttgtacaatgataataatactaTTCGGGGCTGCTATGGTCCCGCCATTATCCCTTTCATCAATTTCTTATTTACCTCATAATATGAAACCAACTGGAGCTTCATTTTTTATGGCTCATTATCAAATTATGGGTTTTATGGTAGGGACACTGGTACCCGGAATAGCcattgatttatttaatgacT
- a CDS encoding uncharacterized protein (ARF/SAR superfamily protein), whose product MGGVQSSCRRIVNIVRANDPILNVRIAGLPGSGKTSIINYVRDGNTILSTEPVENSDTNYIIYDKCKLMIWTGELDIAKISTPDQDDETNEERSNAIIFVIDGTDDENFLKVKDELRRELERSIFSPELLIMINKCDDQTCASLDELYALLEINKIIDRHVHVQHTSALTGEGIKEAMDWLCKRFEIRDGQYINRKGVFV is encoded by the exons ATGGGAGGAGTACAATCTTCTTGTAGAAgaattgtaaatattgttagGGCCAACGACCCAATTTTGAACGTGCGCATTGCTGGTTTACCAGGATCAGGGAAGACatcaattattaattacGTTAGAGACGGGAACACTATTCTTTCGACCGAACCAGTAGaaa attcTGATACtaattacataatatatGATAAGTGTAAGTTGATGATATGGACTGGAGAACTGGACATAGCAAAAATC aGCACTCCTGATCAAGACGACGAAACAAATGAAGAACGTTCAAATgctataatatttgttattgatGGCACCGATGACGAAAATTTCTTAAAAG tTAAGGATGAACTAAGAAGAGAATTGGAGCGTTCCATATTTAGCCCAGAACTATTGATAATGATTAATAAGTGTGATGATCAAACATGTGCAAGCCTCGACGAGTTATATGCCTTGcttgaaataaacaaaataatagatCGTCACGT ACATGTACAACACACCTCAGCACTAACAGGAGAAGGAATAAAAGAAGCTATGGATTGGTTATGCAAAAGGTTTGAAATAAGAGATGGGCAATACATAAACAGAAAAGGTGtgtttgtttaa
- a CDS encoding peptidyl-prolyl cis-trans isomerase, whose amino-acid sequence MEIAGDISPGEKEALTKEFRDLEEIRDREAKSRAVVLEILGDIPDADITPPKNVLFVCKLNPVTEEGDLKIIFSRFGNVKKCDIIKDYVTGDSLQYAFIEFETEASCNEAYFKMQNVLIDDRRIHVDFCQSVSGFWKRYHFKESFTRKRRERADYHRGDNNHRNAERDDTHSRKFSRRPDLEDKRSHHKHGGRHTTHGSREGRSGTRSPSESPGRRHRRIAGRSSPDARSERDRRSSSRDTFGRRKDQRSNYAMRSVSRGSNSRSEDSVRSTSISLDSRISYRSDHRTPGSSRHGSRPRRSRRSSSQGAEHRRRPRRFRRRDRSKDRSRDRFRRHRSRSRTPSRERLRRHRARASGR is encoded by the exons ATGGAAATCGCTGGAGATATCTCTCCTGGCGAAAAGGAGGCTCTTACCAAGGAGTTTCGTGATCTTGAGGAGATCAGGGACCGCGAGGCTAAATCGCGCGCCGTGGTTTTGGAGATTTTGGGTGACATTCCAGATGCTGATATCACACCCCCGAAAAACGTCCTTTTCGTCTGTAAACTAAACCCAGTcacagaagaaggagacttgaaaataatattttccaG GTTCGGAAACGTAAAAAAGTGCGACATCATCAAGGACTACGTTACCGGAGATTCGCTTCAGTACGCTTTCATTGAGTTTGAGACCGAGGCGTCCTGCAACGAGGCTTATTTTAAGATGCAAAACGTGCTCATAGACGATAGAAG GATCCACGTCGACTTCTGCCAGTCAGTTTCCGGCTTCTGGAAGCGCTACCACTTTAAGGAGAGCTTTACTCGCAAACGCAGGGAACGAGCCGACTATCACAGGGGAGACAACAATCACAGAAACGCAGAGAGGGACGACACACACAGCCGTAAATTCAGCCGTAGGCCCGACCTTGAGGATAAAAGGTCGCATCACAAGCATGGCGGCAGACACACAACACACGGAAGCAGGGAAGGCAGATCAGGGACGCGGAGCCCCTCAGAGTCCCCCGGCCGGCGGCATCGTCGCATCGCAGGCAGGAGTTCACCCGATGCACGCAGTGAACGCGATAGGCGAAGCAGCAGCAGGGACACCTTCGGAAGGAGAAAGGACCAGCGCAGCAACTACGCCATGAGGTCCGTCAGCCGAGGCAGCAACAGCAGGAGCGAGGACAGCGTCAGAAGCACCAGCATCAGCCTCGACTCGAGAATTTCATACCGCAGCGATCATCGCACCCCTGGGAGCAGCAGGCACGGCTCTCGGCCCAGAAGATCCCGCAGAAGCAGTTCCCAGGGTGCCGAGCATCGCCGGAGACCGCGCAGGTTTAGACGCAGAGACCGTAGCAAAGACCGGAGCAGAGACCGCTTCAGGAGACACAGAAGCCGCAGCCGCACTCCAAGTAGAGAGCGGCTCAGGAGACACCGGGCCAGGGCCAGTGGCAGGTAG
- a CDS encoding ubiquitin carrier protein, whose amino-acid sequence MARDATKRLMLDLRKLQEDLPESICASPVDSDIFRWQAVILGPDNTEWEGGIFSLSLNFPDDYPNKPPRVKFLTRIFHPNGEKKGFNLCSVYQDGSICLDILQNEWSPVFDVHGILISIQSLLTDPNNRSPANNEAAKLYQENRSEYIRRVKSVVAESISAAESVLNS is encoded by the exons ATGGCACGTGATGct ACTAAGAGGTTAATGTTGGATTTGAGAAAATTACAGGAGGATTTGCCTGAAAGTATATGTGCCAGTCCAGTAGATAGTGATATATTTCGTTGGCAAGCAGTAATATTAGGACCAGACAATACAGAGTGGGAAGGAG GCATATTTTCACTTTCTCTGAACTTTCCAGACGACTACCCAAACAAACCGCCCAGAGTCAAGTTTTTAACGAGGATATTTCACCCAAACGGTGAGAAAAAAGGATTTAATCTATGTTCAGTCTACCAAGACGGTAGTATATGCCTGGATATACTGCAAAACGAGTGGAGTCCAGTGTTCGATGTACATGGAATACTGATTTCAATACAG TCGCTGCTAACGGACCCAAACAACAGGAGCCCCGCGAACAACGAAGCGGCGAAGTTATACCAGGAAAACAGGAGTGAGTATATAAGGCGAGTGAAGAGCGTGGTAGCAGAGAGCATATCGGCAGCCGAGTCGGTTTTAAATTCGTAA
- a CDS encoding uncharacterized protein (CS domain containing protein), which yields MESSFDEFMFMAIKQSASMEDVIENFFSFLRRHTDFCHTMLSPEELRRLNLDGSVNTRGFQPFQMVELVNKVMQKNFMEYRKVKQPYLMDAYPTNTTQGSAAAKAQSATKGTTAVKPESTTKVSEVKNEPATVSSTSEPLKNLPGDQRLECSGGTTAATTAISATTSSSSRSKESAKDKCGPVDAKYTINPWNGAITKKYAWTQTLKELTLEILAPERVNSKNVSVLMNKTTLTVKILDKVLVDGELCRQINHYDSVWNIEDGYRILISIEKSEEYWWDCVIKGDETIDTQQIESVKRLDEFTGSEQSAILKMMSDHRKKNNM from the exons ATGGAGTCGAGCTTTGACGAGTTCATGTTCATGGCGATAAAACAGTCAGCCAGCATGGAGGACGTCATAGAAAACTTCTTCTCGTTCCTAAGAAGGCACACGGACTTCTGCCACACCATGCTTTCTCCTGAGGAGCTCAGAAGGCTCAACCTTGACGGCTCGGTGAACACAAGAGGGTTTCAACCGTTCCAAATGGTCGAATTGGTCAACAAAGTAATGCAAAAAAACTTTATGGAGTACAGGAAAGTGAAGCAGCCATACCTTATGGATGCCTATCCCACTAATACTACCCAGGGCTCAGCCGCTGCCAAAGCTCAGTCCGCCACGAAGGGCACTACTGCCGTTAAACCAGAGTCAACCACCAAGGTTTCAGAGGTTAAGAATGAACCAGCTACTGTTTCAAGTACTTCAGAACCATTGAAGAATTTACCCGGTGACCAACGGTTAGAGTGCTCTGGAGGCACTACTGCTGCGACTACCGCTATCAGTGCTACTAccagtagtagcagtaggAGCAAGGAAAGTGCAAAGGACAAATGTGGCCCGGTGGACGCCAAGTACACAATAAATCCCTGGAACGGAGCAATAACGAAAAAGTACGCCTGGACGCAGACGTTAAAGGAGCTAACCCTGGAAATATTGGCACCTGAAAGAGTTAACTCGAAAAATGTATCAGTTCTGATGAATAAAACGACACTCACAGTTAAGATATTAG ATAAGGTTCTGGTGGATGGTGAGCTTTGTCGGCAGATTAACCACTACGACAGCGTCTGGAACATCGAGGACGGCTACAGGATACTCATCAGCATTGAGAAGTCTGAAGAGTACTGGTGGGACTGCGTCATCAAGGGCGATGAGACGATCGACACTCAGCAGATCGAGTCTGTGAAGAGGCTGGACGAGTTCACAGGGTCCGAGCAGAGCGCAATTCTCAAGATGATGAGCGACCACAggaaaaaaaacaatatgtaa
- a CDS encoding uncharacterized protein (growth factor, receptor domain containing protein), whose amino-acid sequence MSICGVSQLFSTDLNECPPECPFWAPSSVWKYIGVCSKSANCELYNPTLHFADVNNHVCLPCNVFGCISCAYSNADDSMTPITDKFKKLPDFCIECAKGYKRSDDGQMCYLVDGSIWPKLLRYLVALVLISIAVLVARLLMNREKMKNNFNSLLCALKHQQKKMLRKSEPGGQTLYDLSIDVRKNNISGIGLMLYFRGLVFFSSVMALLFFSSLAHVHIPCSKMIRIFKEPFRVYYLSISPDEERTFISNFFSENVNKLVDDIFNFKSVDEAINWNVVAYSKEVSSVMNVLYISIMAMTVVYLVSQKRVIKTYTSSSTKLKDLTLVLRNLPKSLTIESEIADMIYESSGVKPASITICYDLKRHKKEIDKLLESVEDMSTEEDGYINFNCVEEFNRTFTDLESSGECFVTFESSSDLRAALHNFKSGAIGVEACDVEPENVMWENIGYEKNINGKILGISVVTIGCLTVYSVVFFVPYAVYSISSQMKHLLEVLVVSLFLDCGNTIVSVVLRSLIARAGIINSDVVEGYLMFCSYFIKLLNMSLNIVLSHIINYGGMHKLLSLFGRQSRLDTPTFRVGEEVSFSVSFSIYMVNVLIIIPNAFFVFEHYVLPLVNSFLVLTLDFDVRRASRLMEFSAFDVSASYTNNLANVTCCLFLLFLIKDRRQGCVVFLSMCISYFLNYLKDQYVVLRRSSRKFYSTWRLTYVTFVIWAFPTLVLAVCPHYWNWRAGEGSVNMIVLSGLVHMFIYGLILYLLFGRHTDHSNLRFSDLAEDKSSSPEQDLEYKLHNPLYKLKSLSRQYNVL is encoded by the exons ATGTCAATCTGTGGAGTTTCGCAGCTCTTCAGCACGGACCTGAACGAGTGTCCACCCGAGTGTCCGTTCTGGGCCCCGAGCTCGGTGTGGAAGTACATCGGAGTGTGCTCGAAGAGCGCAAATTGCGAGCTGTACAATCCGACGTTACACTTTGCAGACGTAAACAATCACGTTTGCCTGCCCTGTAACGTGTTCGGGTGTATATCCTGCGCGTACTCAAACGCTGACGATTCCATGACTCCCATCACGgacaagtttaaaaaattgccAGATTTTTGCATAGAATGCGCAAAGGGGTACAAAAGGTCCGATGACGGCCAGATGTGTTACTTGGTGGACGGTAGCATATGGCCTAAGCTCCTGAGGTACCTGGTGGCCCTCGTTTTGATTTCTATCGCAGTTTTAGTAGCCAGGCTGCTCATGAACAGGGAAAAGATGAAGAATAACTTCAACAGTCTGCTATGCGCACTCAAACATCagcagaagaagatgtTGCGGAAGTCTGAACCGGGAGGACAGACCCTGTACGATTTATCCATAGACGTGAGgaaaaataacatttcAGGCATCGGCCTGATGCTGTACTTCAGAGGCCTggtcttcttcagctcagTGATGGCGCTCCTGTTCTTCTCGAGCCTCGCGCACGTGCACATCCCGTGCTCGAAAATGATTCGCATCTTCAAGGAGCCGTTCAGAGTGTACTACCTGTCTATCTCCCCGGACGAAGAGCGGACGTTCATATCTAACTTCTTCAGCGAAAACGTAAACAAGCTGGTCGACGACATCTTCAATTTCAAGAGCGTCGACGAGGCGATCAACTGGAACGTCGTGGCGTACTCGAAGGAAGTCTCGTCGGTGATGAACGTGCTCTACATATCGATCATGGCGATGACCGTGGTCTACCTCGTCTCGCAGAAGCGAGTAATAAAGACGTACACGAGCAGCTcgacgaagctgaaggacctgaCGCTGGTGCTGCGGAACTTGCCGAAGTCGCTCACGATCGAGAGTGAAATCGCAGACATGATCTATGAGTCCTCAGGAGTGAAGCCGGCGTCAATCACCATATGCTACGACCTGAAGCGCCACAAGAAGGAAATCGATAAGCTGCTCGAAAGCGTGGAGGACATGAGTACGGAGGAGGACGGATAC attaattttaactgCGTGGAGGAGTTCAACAGAACCTTTACCGACCTCGAGAGCTCCGGCGAGTGTTTTGTGACGTTCGAGAGCTCGAGCGACCTGAGAGCCGCGCTCCACAACTTCAAGAGCGGCGCCATAGGGGTCGAGGCGTGCGACGTGGAGCCCGAGAACGTGATGTGGGAGAACATCGGCTACGAGAAGAACATCAACGGCAAGATCCTGGGAATCTCGGTGGTCACGATCGGCTGCCTGACCGTGTACAGCGTGGTCTTCTTCGTGCCCTACGCAGTCTACTCGATCAGCTCGCAAATGAAGCACCTGCTCGAGGTGCTCGTGGTGAGCCTGTTCCTCGACTGCGGAAACACCATCGTCTCCGTGGTCCTCCGGAGCCTCATAGCCAGGGCGGGCATCATCAACAGCGACGTGGTCGAGGGCTACCTCATGTTCTGCAGCTACTTCATCAAGCTGCTCAACATGTCGCTCAACATCGTGCTCTCGCACATCATCAACTACGGCGGCATGCACAAGCTGCTCTCGCTCTTCGGGAGGCAGTCGAGGCTCGACACTCCGACCTTCCGCGTCGGCGAGGAGGTCTCCTTCAGCGTGAGCTTCAGCATCTACATGGTCAACGTGCTCATCATCATCCCGAACGCGttcttcgtcttcgagCACTACGTCCTTCCGCTCGTCAACTCATTCCTCGTGCTCACGCTCGACTTCGACGTGCGCAGGGCCTCGAGGCTGATGGAGTTCTCCGCGTTCGACGTCTCCGCCAGCTACACGAACAACCTTGCCAACGTCACCTGCtgcctcttcctcctcttcctcatcAAGGACCGGAGGCAGGGCTGCGTTGTCTTCCTGAGCATGTGCATCTCCTACTTCCTGAACTACCTGAAGGACCAGTACGTTGTGCTCAGGCGCAGCTCCCGCAAGTTCTACTCGACTTGGCGGCTCACCTACGTGACCTTCGTAATCTGGGCCTTTCCCACTCTGGTTCTCGCCGTGTGCCCTCACTACTGGAACTGGCGTGCCGGCGAGGGCAGCGTCAACATGATTGTGCTCTCTGGGCTCGTCCACATGTTCATCTACGGGCTAATTCTCTACCTTTTGTTCGGCAGGCACACTGACCACTCCAACTTGCGCTTCAGTGACCTCGCTGAGGACAAGTCCTCTTCTCCCGAACAGGACCTCGAGTATAAGCTCCACAATCCGCTGTATAAGCTCAAGTCGCTTTCCAGGCAATATAATGTACTATag
- a CDS encoding uncharacterized protein (Arf GTPase activating protein family protein), whose amino-acid sequence MSKPGYKDLGISSKEYEEALLLERLFKLVKKNPCSTCLLKKPTHVDLDRYDLVCTNCSKRCSSKIQIGKGVISMADLERLESIYDKSKKKQDRPKKQSHVARSPSVSSVHSHNYKKYNKYTHSDSGSEANHRSRSKRRSKKRESYRHLPHQEHYPDLYEKYPVRPNAPEGYPRAYPDERYTPPFRPHREWSRRDTRDYDTRRGHEMGREAYPQLPGYGYYGQPRFSERYAEGYQPNYQHHAMKRNQTMYDYPTHRRDVPGMMGLMTNIGYPNGMVVRNQLALPAPDKGYAREKNSRSLALTNGFQAFRSLPPPKTDSNTSNNPFSKSTIEQAPKPYDFSHMREALNPPKTLGRYQESYYPRDFNLSKLGNPGFPDSSANYYNRY is encoded by the exons ATGTCTAAACCAGGCTATAAGGACCTGGGTATCTCAAGTAAGGAGTATGAGGAGGCATTATTGCTCGAAAGATTGTTTAAGCTTGTAAAAAAGAACCCATGCTCCACCTGTTTATTAAAG aaacCAACTCACGTAGATCTTGATAGATATGATTTGGTCTGTACCAATTGTTCCAAAAGATGTTCATCTAAAATTCAAATCGGAAAAGGCGTGATTTCGATGGCAGACCTTGAAAGACTGGAATCAATATACGATAAatcgaagaagaagcaagATAGGCCAAAAAAACAGTCCCATGTCGCAAGGAGCCCATCAGTATCTTCAGTACACTCCCACAACTACAAAAagtacaataaatatacacattccGACTCAGGATCGGAGGCTAACCACCGCTCGAGGTCCAAAAGACGCTCGAAGAAGAGGGAAAGCTACAGGCACCTGCCTCACCAAGAGCACTACCCTGATCTTTACGAGAAGTACCCTGTGCGCCCGAATGCGCCCGAAGGATACCCGAGAGCGTATCCAGATGAACGCTACACTCCACCATTTAGGCCACACAGAGAATGGAGCAGAAGAGAT ACGAGAGATTACGACACGAGAAGGGGGCACGAAATGGGAAGAGAAGCGTATCCGCAGCTCCCAGGCTACGGCTACTACGGCCAGCCGAGATTCTCCGAAAGGTACGCGGAAGGGTACCAGCCGAACTACCAGCACCACGCCATGAAGAGGAACCAAACGATGTACGATTACCCGACGCACAGAAGAGACGTACCGGGAATGATGGGATTGATGACGAATATCGGATACCCGAACGGAATGGTGGTGAGGAATCAGCTGGCGCTGCCGGCACCGGACAAGGGCTACGCCAGGGAGAAAAACTCACGTTCGCTCGCCCTGACCAACGGATTCCAGGCTTTCAGGTCTCTCCCCCCGCCGAAAACTGACTCGAACACCAGCAACAACCCCTTCTCGAAGTCGACTATTGAGCAGGCGCCGAAGCCGTACGACTTCTCGCACATGAGGGAGGCACTGAACCCGCCGAAGACGCTCGGAAGGTACCAGGAATCGTACTACCCGAGGGATTTTAACCTGAGTAAGCTGGGAAACCCAGGGTTCCCAGATTCTAGTGCAAATTACTACAATCGTTACTAG